The nucleotide sequence ttatgttaacatataatgggctaattattttttaaatgaacagataaacattttatgaatttcttgatcttaatttctaatatggcaaatgtcaataaatataacccacataaacaaaagctcttgggAGATGTCAATTTTCAAGAGTGTGAAGTGACCTCGAgagcaaaaagtttgagaaccactggtatagGCTGAGCAATACCATCACTAGCTGCCCATCTCTGCACAGCTCTACTGTCAGGACCCCACTGCCGTTCTAAGTTGCTGCTCATTAAAATAGCTGTGCCAGCCTCTGGCTTCTATTATTTCATGGTCCCATCATCCCCATTGCTCTCAGGGAGCCAGTTCTGAATGGCCTCTTGCTGTCAGCCCTGACCTACAGAGGACAGCCAAAACTGAGCCCCCCACCAGTGCACCCCTCTGCTTTCCTCTGGGATCTTCCGGGCCTTCCTGCAGAACTGAAGTGGGTTTCTGCCTTACATAGAATACCCACTATAGCATGCCCACTTCTCTTAGCTTTTTGAACCCTTCCTCCACCTCTGCCGTGGTAGTTCTGGCATTTCCATTTCAATTGATGGGCCACTGTCTTTCTCTTCTCAGGATCCTTGAGAAGTATTAAATCCTGTTTCCCCGGAGAGTGCTCCCATATCAATAAACTCTCCCATGCTCAACTTAATATTCAGCTCCCCCTTGATCTGGCTTTTACATCCTTTCTGGGCTCCTGCCAGTACATGCTGGCTACTTTTGCAGCTCCTTGGGATTATAGCCCTTCTCCTTCCCTAGCAGGCCCCTGCACATCTCTGGCTGGGTTTTGTTGGAACATGGCGCTATTTACTGGTCTTGTCGGCCAGGGGAGAGATACAGCTTTTTTGGCAACTGAGGGCAATTCCCAGGGACAGTGGCAGCTGTGAGCCATCAGCAACCGGCACTCCTGGCAGCTAGAGGAACGAGCACCTCCATGCTGATGGTGATCTGGGTGGTACCCCACAACATCTACTACAGAGACAAAGTTCAGCTCCACCTGTGAGGCAGAGGAAAGCAGGGATCAGAACCTAATGCCCTAAAGTCAGACTCAGATTTGAATTCtatctagctatgtgaccttgggcaagttacttaaccttcttgaggtagtttcttcatctctaaaatgatgaTAAATTGTAACTACCTGATAGATTGTTGTGAGACAAATGAAACAAGGAATGTAagtgcttagtacagtgcctagcacataataaaGGCGTGGATGTTGTTCCTGTTATAATTGGTCAGaactttccaaagcctgaaaagGCTGCCTTAGGGAGCAGACAATAAGGTACATGATCGTGGAGGGTCCTTTAGCTGATGCTGGAGAGTGCTCCATAGGGATGTTGTGGAGGAGGCTGTAGGGTCCGTGGGGGTATTTACAAAAGATGAACTTTGGGCCCATTCTGTCCCCAAGCTGCCttgattctttgatttctccaacTCTGCCTACCCTTAGTGGGAGCGAGGCACTTAGAGAAGTATATTCACTTTCAGGCCACTAGGGGGCCATTTAGATGCCTGCAACGGGAATACACTAATGGTTTCTTAATGGCTCAGGCACCAGGGAGATCAGGCTCAATTATATCTGGAATCATTTTGAGTTCCTAGGGTAAAAGACACTATGTAAATCCAGATAATAAATAGGGCCTATTGATGACAGGTTAAAGAATCTGGCACTGTTTAGTTTGGAGACATATAGAATGAGAGGAATTGAATAAGGGCTTCAAGTATATTTATTCTTTAGTGTAGAAAAGAGTGACATGCTGTTTTCCTACTCCACAGGAAACAAAGCAAGAAGAAAGAAGTTTAATTTGCAACAGAAGAAATACAGAGTACATTCAAGAAAGAGGATGGAAGGGGGCTTTGGGTTGGCCTTATCTGGAATCTGTAAGAATAATTTGCCTTGGTGTAGTTGGTATGATCAGTCCTGCCAAGAAGGCCAGAGAGTAGGGTAAAGAAGAGTGTTCAACATCCAAAGACAATTAAGGGATTTTAACTTAACAGGCAGTGCTGCTAGACTGGCTCTGGCGGACCTGGGAGGAGGACAGGGGAGGAGTGGTTGTCTTTTCTCCATCAGCCCGCAGAAGGCAATAAACACTCCAACTTCCAATGTCCTTGAAATGTCTCAGAAAGTAAAAAGGCAGGCTGTTCCTGGGAACAAGCATCCAGTTGGCCATTGCTAGTGGCAGACTCACACCCCAGCCTCAGGAATGAGAGTCAGGGGCTGGGTTACAGGCCTGTCATTGCAGAGGTCGCTCAGCACACTCTGCTCCGGTAACCACTTGACTTCTGTACAGCTGAGGGGGCAGGGCAGCAGTGTTGGGGAGGGGCTTCTTCACAAGAGGGTTTGGTGTCTGGAAGCTAAGGGTTCCCATGGAGAAGGAGAAATTGGAAAGGCAGAGAGGGTCCTGTCCTGCAGAGTCAGAAGCCAGGAGTCAGGCTCACagctgcaggggcaggagggGTGGTTCACCTATAGAAACCCATCAGGACCACAGTCCTCttccacacacactcatgcagGCACAGTCTCCCACACCCATTGAGACACCCAGGCGGTCCACACACCCAACTCTGGGAACACAGGAAGTAGAATTCAAGGAGGAGAAAACCAGAAATTCTAGAAAGCCTCATagagagggaatggagaagagagaaggccAGGAGAGAGGGGGGCAGAAGGAGGGGGAAGGCACAGGGGAGAGCGTTACTGAGAGTCGAGCTTGGAGAGTGGTCCTCAGCACCAACCTGAGGGAGGACACACCTCACATGGGAAGGGGTGCAAAGAACAACCGCCAAGGCTCTGAGCcctggagaggaaaagagaggggaaaagctCTCAGAGTCGCTCCACCGTTCAATGCAGCCCCTTGAATCTAAATCAAATCCAAACCTGGGAGTCAGAAGCCCCAAAAAGCAGGACCTGGGACCTGTTGCAAACTTCGGGACTAAGGTGGGAGGCGAGCCAGGAGAAATAGCCCAGCGCGTGGTACTGCCTCGGAAGCTCCGGAAGATCTGGGCAGCCTGACTTGGGGCTCTAAGAGAACAGGGAATCGGGAAGATTTCAGCAGAGCCCCGAAGCCCAGGTGGGactggggggcagggggagtAAGGGGCGCCACCAGCTGAGTCCACAGTGCGCGCTCCAGGCTGATTGGCTGCCTACGCCAGATGTGAGCCAGGCTCGCTAGGCGTAAAGGGTCTGGAAGACCAGCTCGGAAAGTACGTGGAGCGGGGCGCGAGCCGCGAGTACGAGCTTGGTATCACCCCCAATTCTGGGGGTAAACTGAGGCCTGAGGGCCAGAGCCGCTGCTGCTATTCCACCTGTCACTTCGGACAGTCAGGACGGAGAGAGGAGATGCCAGAGTTGACAGCTCCGCGCTGTGACCGCCCCTCCCCGCCCGCCTTCCAGTTCCGCATTCCGCCCCAAACGATGCTGTTCCCCTTTTAAAGAAGCGCCCGAGGCTCCTAGCCTCATCTCGCCAGCCCGCGAGGGGTGGCGGCGGCGTTGCCCTTTTAAGAATCAGCCTCCTTGAACTCTCTCTTAACGGGGCGTCCTGGCGGGGCTCGCGGAGCACGACAGAAGCCCGCCTCCCCGCGCGGCACTTCCGGACCCCGGCGTCGCCCTTTTAAGAGGCAGCCCCCAGCAGCGCTCTCCCCCGCCCCTATTGCCGGCGCGCGAGGCGGGGCAGCCCGGCTGGAGCGGAGCGCTGTCCGCGCGGCCACTGGAGACCGGGCAGCCGGCGGCCGGGcaggcggtggcggcggcggatGGGGACGCGGAGCCGGGCGGCTGTGGGGGCTGTGACTGTGGCGGCGGCGGGGAAGCAGCTGacgggccggcggcggcggcggcgctggcGGCGGTGACTGGTCCAGGCCCCGGCGGCGGCTGCAGCGACGCGGTGGCGGGCTGCGGGCGGGCGGCGTGAGGAGCGGCGGCGGAGCGCGGAGCGGCCCGGAACCGAGGGCGCCGGGCCTCCCGTTGCCCAGTCCTCGCAGGCCGCCAGGCCCCCTCCAGCCGGGGCCGTGGAGCACCGAGGCAAAGGCCGGGGCCCCCCCATGAAGGAGCGCGACGCGGCCCCGGCCGAGCGGGGCAAGCCGGCCACCTACACCGGGGACAAGAAGGCGAAGATGGCGGCCAAGACCAACAAGAAGTGGGTCCGGCTCGCCACCGTGTTCGCCTACGTGCTCTCCGTGTCGCTGGCCGCCATCGTGCTCGCCGTCTACTACAGCCTCATCTGGCAGCCGGTGGGCGCGGGGACCTCGGGGGGAGCCGCCGGCCCGCCCCCCGGCGGCTCCAACGCCACTGGCCCGTCCGGGACttcgggggcggcggcggcggggcccaACGCCACGGGGTCCTCCCGCCGCGAGGCGCCGCGCGACGCGCCCCCGCTGCAGGCGGCGCGGCCCATGGCTCCGGGGCCCTCGGCCGACAGCCCCCTGGCCGGGCCGCTGGAGCAGCCGCGGGGGCccgaggaggacgaggaggaagCCGCGGCGGCGCCCGGGAGTCGTTGAACCCTCCGCGCCAGGGGCGGCCGGGAAACGTCCTCTTCCAGCCTGGAGGCAGGACTTTGCAGCAGGACCCGGCGGGGAGCCCGCGGGAGTGACCCCCACCGGAGTGAACGCTCCCTTCCCCCCGACGATCGCCGGCTCTCCCCGGAGGCGAGTGGCCTGCAGCCTGATCTTCAGCCAAGGGACCACGATTCTCCGGGGGCTCCGGGTTTGGTCTTCCCAGGACCTTGCTGCGCCAGGGCCCTGAGCCATaaggggcatgggggaggggcggggagatCCCAGCACCGAACCCTTCTCCGCAGCTCGCTCTTATGTATCCTACATGCAGGGGTGACTCGGGCTTTCCCCCAAGActcaggggaaggagggagctgtAGGGGCTCTTCTTTAATAAGCTGAAGCTCTCGCAAGGAGGAGGGCACCTAAAGTAGTGGAGCTCAGGTATGTCAACCTAGTTGCAGTGGCCACAGATGCATTTGATTTATAGATCCCTGTATATAGTTGTTGACATATGCACTAGAAGCTATAATTACATAGAACTATATGTATCCTCCCGCACCCTGGGTAGCTACTGACTGATGGGGTCAAGCAACGGCTATTTGCTGGCCCCCAAAGTGCAGCTAGCCAGAAGGGCACAAACACTGTTTTTTTCATCACCCACTCTTTCCCCTATTCCCCCTCCTATTTCAGAAAGATAGGTTTATGACACAAAAGAGTATAATCATTCTTAGACTTGTTGAAAGGACAGTGGAAAACCTTAGGAGAAGTAGAAGCAGTTTAGAGAGGGTGGGGAATGTACTGATCGCCTCCTCTTCCCACCCTAGTGCCCCCACCCAAGAGGCTTCCTGTTGCAGCCTAGAGTATCTGGAGAGGGGCCAGggcagaaggaagggaaagagcaaTGCCTCTGTGCTTTGATTCTTGGCCTTCTCCTCACAGAGTTCTTTTAGAAAAGCAAGCTTGTGTATGTAGAGTGGCTCACAAGTGTTTtatctttcttgcttttttttttttttttttttttgctgcttctAAAGATCTTGTCTTGTGCCAGTCATCACcttcaccttccctccttcctgagcCTGTAGTGACAATGTAGCCCTGCGATTAAGATGAAATCTGTGGCAAAACCAGAGCTTTGAGAATGTCCCCTGGTTTTGAGTTTTGTATAGAACTGGAAACGCTGAAAGGTGGGCTTCAAACTCAGGATCGTGCTTTGATAGCCAGATAATAGACCAGCCATGGGAAGGTTAAATTGGCTTGTCTTTACCTCTCCTGATAAACCCTACGTATATGCAGCCTATACTTTTATTGAGATGAGAAACATCGAGAGAAATGACATATGTATACTCTGGGGCAGCAAGAATTATACATCAACTTGGACTCCATTTCCTTCTGCCACTTGCTTTTAGGCAATTGAGTGTGGGTAGTGACAAGATATCAAAACCCTTAGTGTTTCCTTTTTGGGAAATGaggcacttttttttaaaaaaagacaaaaacgtATCCACCTGAGTCCTGAAACAGTTTGTCTCTCCAGTTTTCTGGCCTATACTCTAGTTAGCTCTGATCCAAGTTTACAGGACAACAGCCTTGTTTTAAGCCATGTCCTGCTGTGGGCAAGATAACAGCAGCTGAGCTGTCACAGCCTAGGGGCAGGCTGGTAGCTCCCTCAAGGTGTCTTTGGAGGAGATTTCTGAGCAGCTGACTTGACTTTGGTCATTAGGAAGCCTTTGAGGCCTTTTTAAATTTTGGGTGGGGCTCTGGGGGGAAGAAACATAAAATGCCACTTTATAACTTCAATAATAGcttgtaatttatatttattgtgtgAATTTTTAGtcctatattttaataatttgtaaaTTAATCTCTTATTCCAAGAATCCTTTGAACTTGCGGAAGTACATCTGGGAATCCAGTCCCCTGTCCCCATCCTGACCCCTGCATTTGGGACTGTTTAATCCACTTTGGGGTGGATTACAGAGTCTAGAGAGACCACTCGCAGACCCAGCTGCTGGCCTCCTGCCTCTCTAAAGCCTTCACTGGAACTGGGACATTAACTCCAGCTCTAGCTGGGAACACGACCAGAGACATTATTTATAACTCAGCCATTTAAGATATACCTGTACTTAAAAAGtcctgtatatttttaaaaagttttatttttcaggtgaACAAAAATACATTCTAAGAACTCTATGTAAGttgattgtttctctttttcatacttcttggggaaggaggagagggtggAAGAGGAAATGGTCTGAGATGGTGGATGGGTGGTGATgaataggtgtaggaggaaaaaGCAATTGCCCTGCTGTTCTCTGAGCCTGATGGCTTGACTGAATTGATTAGTGAAGGTGGCAGGAATCCATCTTCATCGGGAAGCAATCATGGGGTCGGAAGAACAGTGATATCTAGATCAGCCAccttaaaaatgttgaaaaaattcGGCATTACAGGACTCTGAGCTGCCTAGCTGAGGAAGCTAAGAGACCAGTAAGTGtgcatattaaaaattattacaaacaCTGAGCTGGCTGAGAGCTGAGGTGAGGATAAAGCCTCCTGATAGCATCACTGTTCTCATCTTTAAATCATTGGCCCCCGGGCAGCTCGAGAAGCACTAACACTGGGAAAGCCACACCTGTGCGCCTGCAGTGGTTGGTCAGAGCTTTGTCTGCGATGGAGGAAGCGAGAGAGCCAAATGTTGAGAGAAGGTGTAGGTTGCTTCAAAGGTGAGGCTTTTCCTCCCCACAAGGCAAACAATAAAAGACATGTGGGTGAAAACCACAAATATAAGCGATTAGTTATGCTGCAAAATACATGGCAAGCAATTGAGCTCAGCTCATTATCAGACAATGCTGCCCAGTACAAACCCCAGTGAGAAGCCAGTGTGAGGGGGCCCCCTGAGGCCTGCACTTTTCCAGAGCTGTTGGGGGGTGGCTGCTGTGCTTTTACATCTCCTTCTAGTCTGCAGGGAAGCATGGAAAAAGCCCGCCCTTCTTTTATTTCCCGCTTCAGCCTACACAATGGCTTTCTGTGAGAGGGCTTGGTATGGCAGAGCAGAAGGGAAGAGAGTTTCTGAGGTTCTTCTAGTCAGCCCCTCCTTTCTGGAGACAGTGACATGTGGCTTCTGCAGTTGCACGCGGCTTCACATGTTGGGCACATACAGCAGTGTGTGCAGCAGGAGCCTGCTGGCCGATGAGAAGGGCACTGTTCCACCAGAACAGGGCCTGGTGGGCAGGGAGCAGTGGTCGGAATAGCTTTATTTTCAAGGGTTAGAAATTACCTGCAAAATTGTCCATCAGGTTTTGAGTCAGGAAGGAGAGGTCTGTGCAAAGGGAGATTACTTTCCTTCAACTGCTTTGCACCTGGACCGCCAGGATCATTCTAGGTGTTCACTTATATTAGAAGttactctggggccggcccggtggcgcaaacggttaagtgcgcgcactctgctgtggtggcccggggttcgccagtttggatgctggacgtgcaccaacgcaccgcttggcaagccatgctgtggcagcgtcccatataaagtggaggaagatgggcatggatgttagcccacggccagtcttcctcagcaaaaagaggaggattggcagatgttagctcagggccgatcttccttacaaaaaaaaaagttactctgTGCGTTTATTCCCTGCCAGCCTGCATTTGAAGGAAGAGATAATCCTCTTTGGAAAGTGAAGTTTTGGAGGGTGAGGGGTCAGGAGTTGGCTAAGCCGTTTAGACTGAGATTGTGGGGGTATCATTTCTTTCCCCCGTCGATGTTGAGGTGCAAAGAAGTGTTTCTCTGACGTTTTAAGCATAAGATATATTTTCCTTCCTCACAGCTCTGGATTTCTGTGTGGTATGAGACCACAGCTTTGGAAGCTTTCCTGTCTACCttgtttttcagttttcactAGGGAATTCTAAGATAGCGTGTTCTTAAGCTGAGTATTTATAGCCTGTTTTGAAATGCTGAGTGGAGAGCATCTACTTGTTTCTACATGTTTCTTTAAGGGGAACTGAAAGGTCAGGTCCCAAGCTTTAGGGCTACCACAGCTATTTAAGAGGGGTAATAATTGTCCTCCCCTTCCTGTCTGCAGAGAATGGAGGTATTTCTGGAATTGTAATGCAGTAACAAAACGGCTAcagctgtacttttttttttgtctccctgggtggagggagggaccACAATGGCTTTGCTCATTTCACAGGACCACCGCTAAGCTCAGTGCCTGGGCACACAGTAGGGGGTGCTCTGAGTTTGTGGATCACCTGGTTGATGACTGTGCCGAATAAAATTGGCCCTAGTGTCGTGTGGTGTCACTGTCATAATCCACTTGTGTACCCACATCCACAGCCCGTAATCTGGCTCAAGGGAGTGGATTGCTAAAGAAAACCCCTGCAAATCACAGCTGCCCTGGCCATTCTGGCCATGGTTTCTTTATTTCCAAGCAGAGGGACTGGGCCTTGGCCTGCATGTTCTTTCCAGACACCAGAAGTCCACAGCTGTATTCCATGTGGTGCTTAACAGAGGGAACATAGAATATATGACCCATCCATTGTCTCCTCTGTCCTGTCCCAGTGGCCTAATGTTGAGCTATAAATATACCTGCTCTATCAACAGTTTTTTGGTCATATCTGTTTTACTTGCTGACATAGCCTGTGGGTTTCTGCTGCCAGAAAACCTGTGTTATGCTTTTTGTCTCTCCAGtagctaatttaaaaaatacaaaaacttttttttttaactacacaCTCAGACTGTATCAGGCCCTCCGTCCTAAGTGCAGAAACAGCCATGACTCCCAGTGGTACCGTGCACGTGAGCTGCCTGGTCAGTAAGGAGCACCCAGGTCAAACCAGTTTCCCTGTGCCCCATTCAGTTCTATCAACATTTGTTAAGCTACTATGGGGGACCAGAAAAGTATCACACAGgtcttgccctcaaggagtttgcAGTCATGCCAACAAGAATCTGTCCTTGTAATTGCCCTGTTTTCCTATCTTCATTAATCTGTTTCTGCAATAGCTTATCACTTAAATAGCAATAAGATCCTAACTTTTCTCAGAATAGTTTCTATAAACCACTGCCGTTAATTCAAGAACTACTTATTTAGTGTCTACAGTGTGCCAAGTGAGCTTTACAAATCCCAAAACCAACTTATCCAAAAAAGCAATTATGTTGATTACCAAGGATTTCCTTTTAAATATACGTCTCTCTGCTATCTTAGTGTTCAGAGTCATGAGTTGAGGTCTCCTCCCATTTGTGTCCTGGAGGCCACCTGCCCTCAGCCCCTGCTGGTGGTCTGGGCAGCACTGAGTCACAGCAGCCAGTCTCTAAGCCATAGGCAGCTCACAGCATCGCGAGGACCTGGGGGGGAGGCAAGTACTCTTGGGAGGGACCCCTGAACTGCAAGATAGGAAACCTGCGGGCTAAGCAGTGGCATTGGTCATGGCCCTTGACCCCTCTCTTTCCTCCTGACCAAATGGGACTTCATGAGAGCAAATGGAGCTAATTGATGTGACAGGGCTTGGAGATCTTGGGAATAAAAGTACAGTGTGTACACATgaggtaatatattttcaagggaCCGTCTGTCCCTTTGGGCAAAAATGATGCATGGAAAGTAGTGTGAAGGGGCAGGTAGTAAACATTACACCAATGCCCAgaccatcagcatcacctgagaacttgttagaaatgccgtGTCttaggccccatcccagacctgctgaatgagAAATTCAGAGGATGGAGCTCAGCATTGCGTTTTAACCAGTCTTCCGGGTGATTCTGACAtacactaaaatttgagaaccactggcccagCCTTTCCCTCTGATTCTGtagcttagggttagggtattTCTGTTTTGACAGATGGTTATCAAGGTGACTTTTGACCCCCTTTCTTGGTTGAAGCCAGCTGCCCTGTACACTGTGACACTGTGTCCCTAGACTTtgtaagaaaaggggaaaaagccTATATTGATGGTTATTTTTGACACTTGTAGGTTTGATGGTTGCAGAAGAATTTgccctggagagcttgttaagaAGGAGGCAGGCCTAAAAgagtcctccctccctcttccacaaAGGTACTGATCTGTCTGCCTCACCTcctgccctggggcctgctgctcCTCGAACCAGTCCTTAAAAGGAGCAGTGGGTGCCACATTTGTTCTTTCTGGTGCCAGGTCTGCGCTATTTCACTTCGCCAGTGTCAAGTGGATGCTTAATGAGAGGCTGTGATGTAGGCCGGCAGACTTGTTGAGAGAAAGCAGCCTGTCTGTGGGCTCCTCTCATTGCCTTCCCCAGCCTCCAGTTCCCGGCTCAGTGAGGTTGTGGCCAGCCTGTGTGGGCCTTCCTTGTCAGCCCTGATAACCCTCGCTCAGAAAGAGAGGCTGGCCGAGGTCTGTGGATACTGATAAATGACTCAAGAGGCAGAAGTGAAGTGGTGTCTTGAGGTTCTTCTTTTCCCTTGACCCCCTGAGTTAGTCCCCAAAATAAGATGTAGCCATATGGAGAGTTTTGccatttcctttgttcttttgggGGCTAGTACCATCTTTTCCTGTTATTCCTATCCCTGAGGCCGGGGCTGGGGCTGCAGGTGACTGGCGGTCACACCTTCCAAACTTGTGCCTTGTTAGATGGCTGGGGGTCCCCTGCTTCCAGGGATCCCCAATGACCTGTCCCTTGACCATAAGAAAACAGTCATGCTGCTCCTTTGGGTAAAAAATTTAACTCTGGCAGGTGTGGAACTCCACAAGGGAGTTTGTTTCTGGggaaaatattaggaaaacaaaaactgtgaTGTGAGTTCATGAGATTCCTACTGACATAAACAGAAGCAAAGAGGAACCACTCCAAGCTGTGAGAGCTAAGGGAAAATGCTTGGAACGTCCTTGTGATCCAGCCCGTGAGTGAGGGTGAAGAACACTCCCTGTAAGAGCAGGGTTACTTCGTGAGGCCTTTATCTGACCTCAACCAGACTCTCCTAAGGGATTGAAGAAGCTCACTGTCCTGGGAGGTTGGGTAAACTTTACAAACCATCCCTTGTTCCCTAAGAGTGTATTGACCCCAGTGAAGATGAGACTAGAAGAGAAGGTAAAGGAAAAGATAGAAAACAAAGTAGACAGAGATCACACCAAATAGctacttcatttattcaacagatttttactgagtgccttctgtgtgccaggctacCATCCATAGAGTACCCACTGTGGGCTGGGTATATTTTGCATactcttatcttttatttttctcaacaaCCCTTCAAGGTAGGTATTACTAGCCCcgttttgcagataagaaaactgaggctttttGAGGTTAAACTTGACCGAGGTCACCCAGCTAGCAGATGGCAGACCTAGGATTCAGATTCGGTCTGTCTGACCCCAAGGCCCATGTTTTTTCCACTCTGCCATGCTGCCCGTCATCAGAATACATGCCTCCCTTGCAGTGGTCCGCCACTCCTCTCTGCAAGGTGAGATGGACCCAGGATGGAGATGCCCTCCGCCTCTTCTGCCCTCCTTGTTTTGAGGCCTTAGGTAAAGCTGTCATCTCCTTACTGGCTCCCTCTTACCCTGTGTGCTGTCCCTTCTCAGTCCCTCCAGCTCTGTGCCTGTGTTCCTAATAGCCATGTCTCGTGAAGAACTTCCCACCTTTGAGGAGCAGTCTTGTCTGTTGGTTGGAGAGAAGGGCATCCAA is from Diceros bicornis minor isolate mBicDic1 chromosome 5, mDicBic1.mat.cur, whole genome shotgun sequence and encodes:
- the INAFM2 gene encoding putative transmembrane protein INAFM2 translates to MKERDAAPAERGKPATYTGDKKAKMAAKTNKKWVRLATVFAYVLSVSLAAIVLAVYYSLIWQPVGAGTSGGAAGPPPGGSNATGPSGTSGAAAAGPNATGSSRREAPRDAPPLQAARPMAPGPSADSPLAGPLEQPRGPEEDEEEAAAAPGSR